The following proteins come from a genomic window of Bacteroidota bacterium:
- a CDS encoding dihydroorotase — MNVLIKQAKIICPSSSCHNKTMDVLIENGNISQIKKSITASGVKTIEEDGLLLSLGWFDMQANLCDPGYEHKEDLESGLKAAAAGGFTGVAVMSGTNPPLHNKAQVEYLLNRSKNSLTDVYPVGTLSQNQEGKDLSEMYDMKLAGAVAFGDYKNPIKDAGLILRALQYTTNINSFIITHCDDKSISHGGQMNEGETSTMLGLKGIPALAEEIMLQRNISVLEYAGGKMHVPTISTKGSVELIKKAKANDLNITCGVAAHNLLLDDTALVDFDTNYKVNPPLRNKKDVEALRKAVENGIIDVVVSDHHPQDIECKDLEFDLADNGIIALQTAYVSALTGLKGEAEKLVEALSINPRKILGLELPKIEEGEKANLTLFTVTGETKLTEKDIYSKSKNTPFLGKSLQGKVVGCINNNKGCWN; from the coding sequence ATGAACGTATTAATTAAACAAGCCAAAATTATCTGCCCAAGTAGCAGCTGCCATAATAAAACAATGGATGTGCTAATTGAAAACGGCAACATTTCTCAAATTAAAAAAAGCATTACCGCTTCGGGTGTAAAAACTATTGAAGAGGATGGCTTACTACTTTCTTTGGGATGGTTTGATATGCAAGCTAACTTATGCGATCCGGGCTATGAGCATAAAGAAGATTTGGAGAGTGGATTAAAAGCCGCAGCCGCAGGAGGATTTACAGGTGTTGCAGTAATGAGCGGAACCAATCCTCCTTTACACAATAAAGCTCAAGTTGAGTATCTTTTGAACCGCAGTAAAAACAGTTTAACGGATGTATACCCTGTTGGAACTTTAAGTCAGAATCAGGAAGGCAAAGACTTATCGGAAATGTACGATATGAAATTAGCAGGCGCTGTAGCGTTTGGTGATTATAAAAATCCGATAAAAGATGCCGGTTTAATTTTACGCGCGTTACAATACACTACTAACATCAACAGCTTTATTATTACTCATTGTGATGATAAAAGTATTTCTCATGGCGGACAAATGAATGAAGGCGAAACATCCACCATGTTAGGCTTAAAAGGAATTCCTGCGCTTGCCGAAGAAATCATGTTGCAAAGAAATATTTCAGTACTCGAATATGCAGGAGGAAAAATGCACGTTCCTACTATCAGCACAAAAGGAAGTGTGGAGTTAATTAAAAAAGCGAAGGCGAACGATTTAAATATTACGTGTGGAGTAGCCGCTCATAATTTATTACTGGATGATACAGCTTTAGTTGATTTCGACACGAATTATAAAGTGAATCCTCCATTAAGAAATAAAAAAGATGTTGAAGCTCTTCGCAAAGCCGTGGAGAATGGCATTATCGATGTAGTAGTGAGTGATCATCATCCGCAAGACATCGAGTGCAAAGATTTAGAATTCGATTTAGCAGACAACGGTATCATTGCTTTACAAACTGCCTATGTAAGCGCATTAACAGGATTAAAAGGTGAAGCGGAAAAATTAGTGGAAGCTTTGAGTATTAATCCGCGTAAAATTTTAGGATTAGAATTACCAAAAATAGAGGAAGGTGAAAAAGCTAATCTAACCCTATTCACTGTTACAGGTGAAACCAAACTTACCGAGAAAGACATTTATTCGAAGTCGAAAAACACACCTTTCCTTGGAAAATCATTACAAGGAAAAGTGGTTGGCTGCATCAATAATAATAAAGGGTGCTGGAATTAA